Proteins from one Impatiens glandulifera chromosome 2, dImpGla2.1, whole genome shotgun sequence genomic window:
- the LOC124924985 gene encoding 7-deoxyloganetin glucosyltransferase-like — MEIAHAVVMTCPAQGHIKAMLKMAKLLHHKGFYITFVNTEFNHNRFLKSRGPQALDGVPGFRFETIPDGIPPSNEDATQDPEAICQAIRTNMLSPFRELLSRLNQRGSLCPPVTSILSDFFTPFTIDAARELGIPVVLYSSFGACGVFGWDQYRVLMERGLTPLKDESELTEEYLDTKVDWLPGFDNLCLRDLPSCFQTTNPDHSIFNLAMEAAEAVPRASAIGIETYEDLEPKILNHFSTKFPKVLAVGPLQLLLNQISLHDLDSVGYNLWPEAAECLEWLDTMGDNTVVYVNFGSITLVTPQQLIEFAWGLANSNKHFMWIIRPDLVMGESAVLPPEFFKETKGRCLIASWCDQEQVLNHPAVGGFLTHSGWNSTIESLSAGVPMICWPFFADQQTNCRHACEEWKVALQIDNDVKRVEVEKLVNDLMDGEKGKEMRDKALEWRRLAYVATAQDGSSSINLDKLINVLLAKV, encoded by the exons ATGGAGATTGCTCATGCAGTTGTGATGACATGCCCAGCTCAAGGTCACATTAAGGCCATGTTGAAGATGGCTAAGCTCCTACACCACAAGGGCTTCTACATCACCTTTGTGAACACCGAGTTCAACCACAACCGTTTCCTCAAGTCCCGAGGACCCCAAGCCCTAGATGGGGTTCCCGGTTTTCGATTCGAGACAATTCCGGATGGTATTCCACCTTCTAATGAGGACGCCACACAGGACCCGGAAGCCATCTGCCAAGCCATTCGCACCAATATGCTTTCTCCATTCAGGGAGCTCTTGTCAAGACTCAACCAAAGAGGGTCTCTATGTCCTCCGGTGACTTCCATCCTATCCGACTTCTTTACGCCGTTCACTATTGACGCTGCACGAGAACTAGGGATACCTGTGGTTCTATACTCTAGTTTTGGGGCTTGTGGTGTCTTTGGATGGGATCAATATCGTGTTCTCATGGAGAGGGGACTTACCCCACTTAAAG ACGAGAGTGAGCTGACGGAAGAGTATTTAGACACTAAAGTGGATTGGCTACCGGGATTCGACAACCTTTGTCTGCGGGACCTACCCTCGTGTTTTCAAACCACCAACCCTGACCACTCAATCTTCAACTTAGCCATGGAAGCAGCCGAAGCAGTCCCACGAGCCTCCGCTATAGGCATCGAAACCTACGAAGACCTCGAGCCTAAAATTCTCAACCACTTCTCCACCAAATTCCCAAAAGTTTTGGCCGTGGGTCCTCTTCAGTTACTCCTCAACCAAATATCGCTGCATGACCTTGACTCTGTCGG GTATAATCTCTGGCCGGAGGCGGCGGAATGCCTGGAGTGGCTGGACACGATGGGAGACAACACCGTGGTATATGTCAACTTCGGTAGCATCACCCTGGTGACTCCACAACAACTGATCGAATTCGCGTGGGGTCTAGCCAACAGCAACAAACACTTCATGTGGATCATCAGACCTGATCTGGTCATGGGCGAGTCTGCAGTTCTACCACCCGAGTTCTTCAAAGAAACTAAAGGGAGATGTTTGATCGCAAGCTGGTGCGACCAAGAACAGGTCCTCAACCACCCTGCGGTGGGAGGATTCCTGACTCACAGCGGATGGAATTCGACAATCGAGAGCCTGTCTGCAGGTGTGCCGATGATTTGCTGGCCTTTCTTCGCGGATCAACAGACGAATTGTAGACATGCTTGTGAGGAGTGGAAGGTGGCTCTACAGATTGATAATGATGTGAAGAGAGTTGAAGTAGAGAAGCTTGTAAATGATTTAATGGATGGGGAGAAAGGGAAGGAGATGAGGGACAAGGCTTTGGAGTGGAGGAGGCTGGCATATGTGGCCACAGCTCAAGATGGCTCATCCTCCATTAATTTGGACAAGTTGATTAATGTCTTATTGGCCAAGGTCTAG